Proteins from a genomic interval of Chionomys nivalis chromosome 7, mChiNiv1.1, whole genome shotgun sequence:
- the LOC130878039 gene encoding olfactory receptor 10-like, whose amino-acid sequence MGNSNSTSQKSFVLVGFSDWPHLQGFFFVFILVFYSLTVFGNTTIIALARLDVRLHTPMYFFLSHLSFLDLCYTTSTVPQLLVNLHGLDKTISYGGCVAQLFIFLALASTECLILVAMAFDRYAAVCNPLHYTTIMHPLFCRALTISCWIGGLVNSLIQTGLVMTMRLCGHQLNHFFCEMPIFLKLACEDTEETEAKLFVARTIVLLCPAVLTLGSYVHIVRAVLKIKSRSGRRKAFGTCGSHLMVVSLFYGSGIYTYLQPVHRYSESKGKFVALFYTIVTPLFNPLIYTLRNKDVKGALWKVLGRGTDPG is encoded by the coding sequence ATGGGAAATTCCAACTCCACTTCACAAAAGAGTTTCGTGTTGGTGGGTTTCTCAGATTGGCCTCATCTACAAGgcttcttttttgtctttattttggtCTTCTACTCCCTAACTGTCTTTGGCAACACAACCATCATCGCTCTTGCAAGACTGGACGTTCGACTgcacactcccatgtacttcttcctctcccacctctccttcctgGATCTCTGCTACACCACCAGCACTGTGCCCCAGCTGCTGGTCAACCTTCATGGACTTGACAAGACCATCAGCTATGGAGGGTGTGTGGCCCAGCTCTTCATTTTCcttgctctggcctccacagaatGTTTGATTTTGGTGGCGATGGCCTTCGACCGCTATGCTGCTGTGTGTAATCCACTCCATTACACCACCATTAtgcaccccctcttctgcagggcaTTGACCATCTCCTGCTGGATAGGAGGCCTTGTGAACTCTCTGATTCAGACAGGACTTGTGATGACCATGCGACTCTGTGGCCATCAACTGAATCACTTCTTCTGCGAAATGCCCATATTCCTGAAGTTGGCCTgtgaggacacagaagaaacagaagctaAGCTGTTTGTGGCGCGAACAATAGTCTTATTGTGCCCTGCAGTTCTGACTTTAGGATCCTATGTTCACATTGTTCGGGCTGTACTAAAAATCAAGTCAAGGTCTGGACGCAGAAAGGCTTTTGGGACTTGCGGGTCCCACCTCATGGTGGTGTCTCTCTTTTATGGCTCAGGTATTTACACATATCTCCAGCCAGTTCACAGATATTCTGAAAGCAAGGGAAAGTTTGTTGCCCTTTTTTATACTATTGTTACCCCCTTGTTCAACCCTCTGATCTACACCCTGAGGAACAAAGATGTGAAGGGGGCCCTGTGGAAGGTGCTAGGGAGAGGCACAGACCCAGGGTAG
- the LOC130877666 gene encoding olfactory receptor 10-like — MDNFNGSLGGSFILVGFSDWPQLELILLLFISIFYSLTLFGNTAIIALSRMDLQLHTPMYFFLSHLSFLDLCYTTSTVPQLLVNLHGLDKTISYGGCVAQLFISLALGSTECVLLVVMAFDRYAAVCRPLHYTIIMHPLLCQALAIASWVGGFLNSLIQTSLMMAMPLCGYQLNHFFCEMPVLLKLACEDTGGTEVKMFVARAIILVFPAALILSSYAQIARAVLKIKSMAGRRKAFGTCGSHLLVVSLFYGSAIYTYLQPKGSYSESEGKFVALFYTIITPMLNPLIYTLRNKDVKGALWKMLGRATDLS; from the coding sequence ATGGACAATTTCAATGGCAGTTTAGGAGGGAGCTTCATTTTGGTTGGCTTTTCAGACTGGCCTCAGTTGGAGCTCattcttcttctctttatttcaattttctactCTTTGACTCTCTTTGGCAACACCGCCATCATTGCTCTTTCCCGAATGGACCTCCAACTgcacactcccatgtacttcttcctctcccacctctccttcctgGATCTCTGCTACACCACCAGCACTGTGCCCCAGCTGCTGGTCAACCTTCATGGACTTGACAAGACCATCAGCTACGGTGGGTGTGTGGCCCAGCTCTTCATATCTCTTGCTCTGGGCTCTACTGAGTGTGTGCTCCTGGTGGTGATGGCCTTCGACCGCTATGCTGCTGTGTGTCGTCCCCTGCATTACACAATCATCATGCACCCCCTTCTCTGTCAGGCATTGGCCATTGCTTCGTGGGTAGGAGGCTTCTTAAACTCTCTGATTCAGACAAGTCTCATGATGGCCATGCCGCTCTGTGGATACCAACTGAATCACTTCTTCTGTGAGATGCCGGTTCTCCTGAAGTTGGCCTGTGAGGACACGGGAGGAACAGAGGTCAAGATGTTTGTGGCCAGGGCTATAATCTTGGTTTTCCCTGCAGCACTGATTCTAAGCTCCTATGCACAGATTGCCAGGGCAGTGCTGAAGATCAAGTCAATGGCTGGACGCAGAAAGGCTTTTGGAACTTGTGGGTCCCACCTCCTGGTGGTCTCTCTGTTTTATGGCTCGGCCATCTACACATACTTACAACCCAAGGGCAGCTATTCTGAGAGTGAGGGGAAGTTCGTTGCTCTTTTTTATACCATCATCACCCCCATGCTCAACCCTCTGATTTACACCCTGAGGAACAAGGACGTAAAGGGGGCTCTGTGGAAGATGTTAGGAAGAGCCACAGACTTGAGCTAG
- the LOC130877648 gene encoding olfactory receptor 10-like produces MGNSNSTSQASFILVGFSDWPQLQGFFFVFILVFYSLTVFGNTTIIALARLDVRLHTPMYFFLSNLSFLDLCYTTSTVPQLLINLHGLDKTISYGGCVAQLYIFLALGSTECVLLVVMAFDRYAAVCRPLHYTIIMHPLLCQGLAIASWVGGFINSLIQTSMMMAMPLCGHQLNHFFCEMPVLLKLACEDTGGTEAKMFVARVVIVAVPAILILGSYAQIARAVLKIKSMAGRRKAFGTCGSHLLVVSLFYGSAIYTYLQPKGSYSESEGKFVALFYTIITPMLNPLIYTLRNKDVKGALWKVLGRATDSE; encoded by the coding sequence ATGGGAAATTCCAACTCCACTTCACAGGCGAGTTTCATTTTGGTGGGTTTCTCAGATTGGCCTCAACTACAAGgcttcttttttgtctttattttggtCTTCTACTCCCTAACTGTCTTTGGCAACACAACCATCATCGCTCTTGCAAGACTGGACGTTCGACTgcacactcccatgtacttcttcctctccaATCTCTCCTTCCTGGACCTCTGCTACACCACCAGCACTGTGCCCCAGCTCCTGATCAACCTCCATGGACTTGACAAGACCATCAGCTATGGTGGGTGTGTGGCCCAGCTGTACATATTTCTTGCTCTGGGCTCTACTGAGTGTGTGCTCCTGGTAGTGATGGCCTTTGACCGCTATGCTGCTGTATGTCGTCCCCTGCATTACACAATCATCATGCACCCGCTTCTCTGCCAGGGATTGGCTATTGCTTCATGGGTAGGAGGCTTCATAAATTCTCTGATCCAGACAAGTATGATGATGGCCATGCCACTCTGTGGACACCAACTGAATCACTTCTTCTGTGAGATGCCGGTTCTCCTCAAGTTGGCCTGTGAGGACACGGGAGGAACAGAGGCCAAGATGTTTGTGGCCAGAGTGGTGATTGTTGCAGTTCCAGCCATACTTATTCTAGGCTCCTATGCACAGATTGCCAGGGCAGTGCTGAAGATCAAGTCAATGGCTGGACGCAGAAAGGCTTTTGGAACTTGTGGGTCCCACCTCCTggtggtttctctgttttatggCTCGGCCATCTACACATACTTACAACCCAAGGGCAGCTATTCTGAGAGTGAGGGGAAGTTCGTTGCTCTTTTTTATACCATCATCACCCCGATGCTCAACCCTCTGATTTATACCCTGAGGAACAAGGATGTGAAGGGGGCCCTGTGGAAGGTGCTAGGGAGAGCCACAGACTCAGAGTAA